In Labrus bergylta chromosome 6, fLabBer1.1, whole genome shotgun sequence, the following proteins share a genomic window:
- the LOC109986574 gene encoding regulator of G-protein signaling 8 has product MRDSPAALITSQNMAFTDCMKPTDQFAEKKRRNWRNRIGFLLKAKSSQSKQSVMKNRSYRPTADDVSQWAQSLDTLLSHKYGKAAFCIFLKTEFCEENIEFWTACEDYKTQTSHKELVSKANSIYEQFIKNEAPKEINLDYHTKNAIVQSLVEPSVTSFLAAQRKVYSLMENNSYPRFILSDLYRELHEAARREGKVIKPQST; this is encoded by the exons aTGAGAGACAGTCCTGCCGCTTTGATTACATCCCAAAACATGGCGTTCACTGACTGTATGAAACCGACCGACCAGTTCGCAGAGAAGAA GAGGAGAAACTGGAGGAACAGAATAGGATTTCTACTGAAGGCAAAGTCGTCCCAGTCCAAACAGAGTGTGATGAAAAACAGATCTTACAG GCCGACTGCTGATGACGTCAGCCAATGGGCGCAGTCACTTGACACATTACTCAGTCATAAAT ATGGGAAAGCTGCTTTTTGTATCTTCCTGAAGACGGAGTTCTGCGAGGAGAACATTGAGTTCTGGACGGCATGCGAGGACTACAAGACCCAAACGTCGCACAAAGAGCTCGTGTCCAAGGCCAACAGCATTTACGAGcagttcattaaaaatgaagctCCAAAAGAG aTAAACCTGGATTACCACACCAAAAATGCTATCGTCCAGAGTCTCGTCGAGCCCTCTGTGACGAGCTTCCTGGCAGCTCAGAGGAAAGTCTACAGTCTGATGGAGAACAACTCCTACCCCAGGTTCATCCTCTCCGACCTCTACAGAGAACTACATGAAGCTGCcaggagagagggaaaagtCATTAAGCCCCAGTCAACCTAG